Sequence from the Aspergillus nidulans FGSC A4 chromosome III genome:
CTAGATAGACACCTATGAGCTTAGCCTGCCCCACACATCCCAAACCTAAAACGACAGTAAGTGTACTGTGGCTTCACCGCCTTGGAGCttccatctttctgttctgctCTGTGCCAGCAGCGAGCAGGACGCTTGAATCCGGAACTTACCCATACGTTTGTCACCACACGCAGAGCATCTGGGACCTCTTATCTCAGTACACAAACTATCAAAATGCCGCCTAAAGCACCCAAAGGCGAATATATCGAAACGGTGCGgtcctctctctcttcctctccttcccctcacAACCCCATCCGCAGAGCTGCGCCTAGCGCAAACATTCACCTGGCTCTCGGAGACCAATTATTCTATGCGAGCGGCTGGATATATCTTTCATTCTCGTAAGAGAATGATTCCCCTTTTTTCGATCAAGCGAATTAGACACACAATCATAAAGACAGTGGCTAACACCCTCAAGGAAACCGGCAACAAAGTCTCTCGCCGGTCCCAGATCCATGGAACACACCACATCTCACTCGGGGGGAAATCGATCATTATGGCCGACGCCGTCGTCCGCGGTGACCTTTTCcgctcgtcatcctcgcaaTCGCAGTCGCAATCGCAGTCACAGTCACAATCTGGTAGCGGTGccggcaacaacaacatcgcCATCAGTATCGGCCGATACACGTTCATCTCACGGAGCGCAATCCTCCGCCCGCCCTCTCGTCTCTCGCGTGGTGTCCACACGTACACAACGCTGCATATCGGGTCTCATGTTTTTGTAGGGGAGCGGAGTATCGTCGAGGCCGCGAAGGTGGAAGATAATGTGACGATTGGGAAGGATTGCGTGATTGGGTCGATGGCGATTCTGAAGGAAAGGTGTCAGGTACTAGACGGGTGCGTTGTGCCGGGGGGCATGGTGGTGCCGAGTCATTGTGTGGTTGGTGGGCAGCCGGCGCGGATTGTGGGAGATACGCCAATTGCGTACGGGGTTGAGGGGCTGGAGGGGGGATTGAGTCGGGAGAGATATCGAAGTATCCGATAGGTACTGTACTTGGAGTCGGCCTCGGTTGGGTGGAGTTTGGGTTATTGGTTTTGGATATTATACCCCCTTTGTTCGCGGATAGCTGGCCTATCGCTCAAAAATAGTTGAGATGTATCTCAGGCGCTAATATGTACAAAAAGCTTCTCTGAGAGAATAAATGCTAACCCATCTTCTGCACTTCAAGCTCCCGCTTTAGCCGGTCCTCACCCTCCTGGTAGGGGATACCTGCATCTTCGCGCGCCATATCATTGAGCCAACGCTCGTTCGGCTTGATTACTCCCCccttggagagcttcgaAGCAAGATACAACCAGTTCAGCGAGTTACCCACCGTGCTCACCTCGTCACACACATGGGCCAGCGCGAACTcatgcatcttcttccacagcACGTCGTCGGTACACAGGTCGAATAAATGCTTGGCCACAGCATCCGTATCGCCGACATCTACCAAGAACCCGTTACCTTTGTCGATTACCTGCAACGGGATACCGCCGGCTCTGGTGGCAATAACCGGCCGACCCTTATGAATAGCTTCGGAAACCTTGACTTCGAACCCCTCGCGGGTagaaagctggagagccaCTTTGGCTTTGGACATGAGTGCGTTGAGGACTTGGTCAGATGGGCCAAGGCGGACGACACAGATCTGGTCGGCGAGGTCGGGAATAGAGTCCTCAATATATCTGACGGCCAGGTCGTAAATGATCGAGCCATCCGGGTCATCGACGGAGCCGTGGCCACAGATCAAGAGCTTGGGTATAGGCTTATCCGGGCAATAGTCCTGCATACGCTGGTGGAATTTCTCGTAGGACTCGATTACGTGCGGGATGCCTTTGGATGGGTCGAAGCGTGCAATCTGGACAATATACTCGTCTTCTCTCGTTAGTGTAGTTTTCTCAAAGATACCTGCGTGAACTCACCTGCAGGATAGTCAATGACCGGCATTCCTGAATTTCGCACCCAGGAGTTGAAGATTCGTCCGTAATAGGCGATATCTTCGTTTCTCATGTTCTTGTTCAGTCCGTCCAGCCAGTCTGTCGACGCCGGCATGTAGCCCACCTTTTCACGGGGAACGATCTTTGGTACGAAAGATTTAACAGGATGGCTAACGAAAATGTCGGCCTTCTGAATGTCCTTCCACATGGTGCCCCAGCACTCTGCTTGTGGACTTCCATCCTGGTCGACCAGGTCACTTCGGATCTGTATATGGCTACGGAAGACAACCGGCCTCTCTGGAGCTTTCTGTTTCGCCAAAGGAATCAACGCAGGCATTTGCGGGTCGTCGATGACAATGACGTCTGCGCCACCTTTCGATGGATGCTCGAGCGGACCTCCAGGCCGCAACCAATATCTGTCCGCATTCTCTTGTATCCAGTTGGTAACTTGCTCCCAGTTTTCGTCGGTAAGACGCTCCTCGGGCGCAGAGACACCTTGAAGGATGTTGTGATTCGTCTTGGTGATACGAAAGACGCCTGGTCGTGGTTTCGGTACATACCTAGACCGGTCAGAGCAGAAATGCAGCGGCATCTCAGGAAACTTACCATTTCATGTCAGTCCCTATAGAATGGGCAAACCTCACCATAGCGTGTCTCATAAGGGCAACCCCTCCCCCTTGCGGAGTGGCgctgaagaaagccaacTTAACCTTTCGGTTCCTGAGGTCGTCGGCATAGTGTTCGATGGCTTTCCACGTATTGGCAGTCACAGAATTTTTGTAGTTATCTTTGTTGGTCAACTGCACATGAAAAGCCGTGTCAACCTGGACGAGGCCGGAAAGCCCGACTTGTAGCAAAGGAGTTCCCTCTGGGCCGAATAATCTATACTTGGTCAGTATTTAATGATCACATTTGGTAGGTCGGACAAACCGAACGCATTTCCTAGCCATGGACTCTGCTTGTTCGTCCAGAGTCCTGAGTTCCCAGTCTGCGGACTGCTGAAAGCCATATTGCAGATCCTCACCGCGGAAATCGAGCTTGCTGTTGTCTGACAGCACCAAGGggatgatatcgagctctAACCATAGGCGGGAGCAGATCGTGGGACATGTGTGCGCCAGTTGTTTCGGAATAGCCAATCCTATCATCTTTTCAAGATGTGTATCGCACCACTTATATAAGTGTCTCATCATGTGGTCCCCAATCTTTAAATCCAAGTCATCGCTCTCGCTGAAGGGCAGTTCCTCTTGCGCAAAGTCCACCAGGTAAGTTGCATCACGGATGGCGACAGCGAAAATGACTTTATCCTTCTCGAACACCGTTGATAAACCGCCATACAAGTTCTACACGAGTTAGGACTTTCATCAACATGGGATAATGGGCATATGCGTACTCCCGTCGTTGCTGCGCCCCAGGAATTGGGAGAATGCTCCGTCGACAGACGGCGCTTCTGTTGAAGCGAGGCTCTACggggagatggagaaccgCCG
This genomic interval carries:
- a CDS encoding dynactin subunit 5 (transcript_id=CADANIAT00005370) is translated as MPPKAPKGEYIETETGNKVSRRSQIHGTHHISLGGKSIIMADAVVRGDLFRSSSSQSQSQSQSQSQSGSGAGNNNIAISIGRYTFISRSAILRPPSRLSRGVHTYTTLHIGSHVFVGERSIVEAAKVEDNVTIGKDCVIGSMAILKERCQVLDGCVVPGGMVVPSHCVVGGQPARIVGDTPIAYGVEGLEGGLSRERYRSIR
- the ccg9 gene encoding putative trehalose synthase (Ccg-9) (transcript_id=CADANIAT00005371), giving the protein MLPRLRDNLFDMLGGGSPSPRRASLQQKRRLSTEHSPNSWGAATTGNLYGGLSTVFEKDKVIFAVAIRDATYLVDFAQEELPFSESDDLDLKIGDHMMRHLYKWCDTHLEKMIGLAIPKQLAHTCPTICSRLWLELDIIPLVLSDNSKLDFRGEDLQYGFQQSADWELRTLDEQAESMARKCVRLFGPEGTPLLQVGLSGLVQVDTAFHVQLTNKDNYKNSVTANTWKAIEHYADDLRNRKVKLAFFSATPQGGGVALMRHAMVRFAHSIGTDMKWYVPKPRPGVFRITKTNHNILQGVSAPEERLTDENWEQVTNWIQENADRYWLRPGGPLEHPSKGGADVIVIDDPQMPALIPLAKQKAPERPVVFRSHIQIRSDLVDQDGSPQAECWGTMWKDIQKADIFVSHPVKSFVPKIVPREKVGYMPASTDWLDGLNKNMRNEDIAYYGRIFNSWVRNSGMPVIDYPADEYIVQIARFDPSKGIPHVIESYEKFHQRMQDYCPDKPIPKLLICGHGSVDDPDGSIIYDLAVRYIEDSIPDLADQICVVRLGPSDQVLNALMSKAKVALQLSTREGFEVKVSEAIHKGRPVIATRAGGIPLQVIDKGNGFLVDVGDTDAVAKHLFDLCTDDVLWKKMHEFALAHVCDEVSTVGNSLNWLYLASKLSKGGVIKPNERWLNDMAREDAGIPYQEGEDRLKRELEVQKMG